A portion of the Bombina bombina isolate aBomBom1 chromosome 11, aBomBom1.pri, whole genome shotgun sequence genome contains these proteins:
- the LOC128642409 gene encoding hemoglobin larval subunit alpha-like gives MTLSAAEKAAILSLWGKISSNVSAIGAEALDRLFNSFPQTKTYFSHFDLTPGSADLQAHGGKVLSAIGEAAKHLDNLDEALAKISDLHAYNLRVDPGNFQLLSHCIQVVLASHFPAEFDAVAQAAWDKFLSAVSTVLTSKYR, from the exons ATGACGCTGTCTGCTGCTGAGAAGGCCGCTATCCTGTCCCTGTGGGGCAAAATCTCCTCAAATGTCAGCGCCATTGGTGCTGAAGCTCTGGACAG GCTATTTAATAGCTTCCCTCAGACCAAGACTTACTTTTCCCACTTTGACCTGACTCCTGGCTCTGCTGATCTCCAAGCCCATGGTGGGAAGGTCCTGTCTGCTATTGGTGAAGCTGCCAAACATCTAGACAATTTGGATGAGGCCCTGGCTAAGATCAGTGACCTGCATGCTTACAACCTGAGAGTGGACCCTGGAAACTTCCAG CTGCTGTCCCACTGTATTCAGGTTGTCCTGGCTAGTCACTTCCCAGCGGAGTTTGATGCTGTAGCCCAGGCCGCGTGGGACAAGTTCCTCTCTGCTGTGTCCACTGTGCTGACCTCCAAGTACAGATAA